AAACTAAAGAttattttttgggaaatttataatgttctgtttctttgctgGAAACTACTGTTTGTAAAAATTGTCAAAGCCGCAAGTTTTGAGGTTCTTACGGTTTAAAACgttgagaatatttttttcagtttctcatAATAAAGACATAACCCAAGAATTGCTGaataaatgtaaaaagaaacaaaaaaatggtagGGGTAGTGAGATCTTTTTGTGAAGCGACCAAAACCTAGTGgtctttttgaaatatttaaagtAGAAAAACGAAAAGAGTGGAGATGCGGGGTATCGATCCCCGTACCTCTCGCATGCtaagcgagcgctctaccatcTGAGCTACATCCCctttatgaataataaaatgacttatttagtttttaactaAGATCTACTAAATTCGTCGAGTTGTTCCAAAGGATCAAAACGGCGTCTTTTATGTAATCATCTGAGACGCGACATTAGACGACAGCAATTTCTAAGGATCGTTATCTTTGACCAAAAACAGAGACTACAACATTCCGACAAAAGTGTGTGTACTTGTTCTTCTCCGTTACCTAGATACTAGATTTGTCCTTGTGTGTACTTTAAAAGACCTCTTTTTTTTATGCACAACCAAAAATCCaacagaagaaatcaagaaaacacaaaaagggaaaaagaaaagcatttttttttttgttttgctttgcttccattctattttttttttgttttttcacattCACTCTTTGATGGTTGGTCCACTATACATCATCGCTGTAACCGTCAAATCCTCTGGCTCTTCTTCCCTCTCCTTCAACCACTCATAaccttctttctcctcttccgCAACGGCGACTCCATCAACTgaacattccaaaaaaaaaacatacaaaaatctCAAACTACTAAATAGGCAGCCaatgtatattttctatatctAAGTTTTGTTACTTGATTGGTCTAGTTCATTATTATCAAACTTTCTTGCCTATTCGGGCTAGGTTAAGAATCTAACACAAAGCTTTATAAAAAAGGTTTCTAAAACGGTACCTGAGAAACTGGAGAAAGGAAGATCGAAATAGTAAGTACAATGACGTCCTGCGGGATCAGAGTAAGGAGGACCAAGAACATCAAGAACCGCGCAAGCTGTTTTCGCGGTGAAGCAATGCATATTACCTCCATCCGCTGGATAGAGTATCGAAGTGTCACAAGGTGCAGTAAAATCCAAATCAACTTTCACTTTCGCCAAACGAGTATCCAAACTCGGCTCTACATTGATCCAAAACAACAATAATCAATACACCAATCCTATAACAGACACAAATTCTGGATGATGGTAATATAACTTACGGGGAGAATCAGCAACCCAATCATAGGATTTGATGTGCATTGTACCAAACAAGAGCTTACTAAAAACAGTCATCTCCGGGTGATTGTGAAGAGGGATTACACCAGATGATGGTAAACAGAAAATGCCAATCTTGTTACACacacaaagcaaaacaaatacgcaaaataagaaatttgagaaacaaaaagactGATTCAAGGTTTCTTTAGGCTATTATATGTACCGAGAAACTATGAGATGCATAGATGTGAAGATACGTCACTAACGGAGATCGACCAGTCACTTTAGATCGAAAATACGGCATCTTAGGACTGACACCAACATCCTCAGGCTTGATTTCATCTGATCAAGTCGCAAAATCATCAGTCAAGTTTCAAACCTTtataaactcaaaaacaaaaaaaaaaaggatcattgGAATATTACCCAAAACGGCTCGAAGCATCTGAATGTTATCTTGAGAAGGGACGGTTCCAGATTTGGCATTAGCGAAAACTTTCTTACAAGTATCGACAAGTTTCTGAACCGGAGAGATTAGGGTTCTCTTGCTCCGTCgttggatcttcttcttacgtGAATTAGAACGACTCTCAGGAGGAATATTCCCATTTGGATTCGTTCTTGAGAGATCTTTCCTTACTCGTCCAGACACAACTGTACCAGTTcccattattaaaaaaaataaaccccTATTTTTCTTTACTTCTCTGCCCCGaccaaatcaaaaacagaaccTTAAGCCAATCTGGAGTTATCGAATACTGTTCGATTTGGGTGTATAGataagagtttaacaaaataaaaaaaaggtaataagAGAGGAAAAGAACAGTTTTGGGGAAAAACGAGGAGAAGGTGAGAAATGGATAAAAGAGGATtattttgaggaagaagatagatagattccaaagagaagaagagaaaccagGGGCCATGCTTTTTTTCTGTCTCTCAGTCAGTCaagagatctttttttttctatgggCGGGTTTGTTTCCAACGGcgggttttgtgttttgtgtgttttttttcttcttttaataataCAATCCCTCTTATTTTAAATTCATCTTTTTAGGAATATTTTGAGTTACAATGAATGGGTCAAATGGGTGTAAAATAGTAAAGTTAGCATGATAAATGTAAGGATAATATAAGGAAACTGGCAAATTATTGagagaaattaagaaattagaaaaattggATAATTAATGCTTCTTAAagatgaaatttttaaaaaatgttttgaaacaaaaaaaaaaaaaaatgcagaaacatactatgattttgga
The sequence above is a segment of the Camelina sativa cultivar DH55 chromosome 10, Cs, whole genome shotgun sequence genome. Coding sequences within it:
- the LOC104719706 gene encoding plant cysteine oxidase 2-like; translation: MGTGTVVSGRVRKDLSRTNPNGNIPPESRSNSRKKKIQRRSKRTLISPVQKLVDTCKKVFANAKSGTVPSQDNIQMLRAVLDEIKPEDVGVSPKMPYFRSKVTGRSPLVTYLHIYASHSFSIGIFCLPSSGVIPLHNHPEMTVFSKLLFGTMHIKSYDWVADSPQPSLDTRLAKVKVDLDFTAPCDTSILYPADGGNMHCFTAKTACAVLDVLGPPYSDPAGRHCTYYFDLPFSSFSVDGVAVAEEEKEGYEWLKEREEEPEDLTVTAMMYSGPTIKE